The following coding sequences are from one Novosphingobium sp. KACC 22771 window:
- the gcvPB gene encoding aminomethyl-transferring glycine dehydrogenase subunit GcvPB produces MNAPNASGWRPEMGDAGAILPPTVSGDHGLNLEEKLIFELAAPGTYGVDFDDADVAPSPALGKFLRKAAPALPGLTEPEVVRHYTRLSRQNYAIDLGPFPLGSCTMKHNPRLNEKVARMAGFADVHPLQPTQTVQGALKVITQLADWLMALTGMPAVAMTPKAGAHGELCGLLCIRAALDARGEERPVVLVPESAHGTNPATAAFAGFRVENIPATEDGRVDVAALTARLGPDIAGVMITNPNTCGLFERDLKTISDAVHGVGGYVYCDGANFNAIVGKVRPGDLGIDAMHINLHKTFSTPHGGGGPGSGPVVLSAALAPFAPLPFATLDADGVAHLVEEGDAHDHGHPSSFGRMTAFHGQMGMFTRALTYILSHGADGLRQVSEDAVLNANYILRSLEHVLDAPFAASGPCMHEALFSDDGMAEGFSTLDLAKGLIDEGFHPMTVYFPLVVHGAMLVEPTETESKAGTDRLIASLRSLAERGRAGDVTLKSAPHYTPRRRVDETLAARKPKLVWKD; encoded by the coding sequence ATGAACGCTCCCAACGCTTCGGGCTGGCGCCCGGAAATGGGTGATGCAGGCGCGATCCTGCCCCCCACGGTCAGCGGCGATCATGGCCTCAACCTTGAAGAAAAGCTGATCTTCGAACTGGCCGCGCCCGGCACCTATGGCGTCGATTTCGACGATGCCGACGTGGCCCCGTCGCCCGCGCTGGGCAAGTTCCTGCGCAAGGCGGCTCCGGCTCTGCCGGGCCTGACCGAGCCGGAAGTGGTGCGTCACTACACGCGCCTCTCGCGTCAGAACTATGCCATCGACCTTGGGCCGTTCCCGCTCGGCTCCTGCACGATGAAGCACAATCCGCGCCTCAATGAAAAGGTCGCGCGGATGGCTGGTTTTGCCGACGTTCACCCGTTGCAGCCGACCCAGACGGTGCAGGGCGCCTTGAAGGTCATCACGCAGCTTGCCGACTGGCTGATGGCGCTGACGGGTATGCCTGCTGTCGCCATGACGCCCAAGGCGGGCGCGCATGGTGAGCTTTGCGGGTTGCTCTGCATCCGCGCCGCGCTGGACGCGCGAGGTGAAGAGCGCCCGGTCGTGCTGGTGCCCGAAAGCGCACATGGGACAAACCCGGCCACCGCCGCCTTCGCCGGTTTCCGCGTGGAAAATATCCCCGCCACCGAAGATGGCCGCGTCGATGTGGCCGCGCTGACGGCGCGCCTCGGGCCGGACATCGCGGGCGTGATGATCACCAACCCCAACACCTGCGGGTTGTTTGAGCGCGATCTCAAGACGATCTCGGACGCGGTGCATGGTGTGGGCGGCTATGTCTATTGCGACGGCGCGAATTTCAACGCCATCGTCGGCAAGGTGCGCCCCGGCGACCTTGGCATCGATGCGATGCACATCAACCTGCACAAGACCTTTTCGACGCCCCACGGCGGCGGCGGTCCGGGTTCGGGTCCGGTGGTGTTGTCGGCGGCGCTGGCCCCGTTTGCCCCGCTGCCTTTCGCCACGCTCGATGCTGATGGCGTCGCGCATCTGGTCGAGGAAGGCGATGCGCACGATCACGGCCATCCCAGCAGCTTTGGCCGCATGACCGCGTTCCATGGCCAGATGGGCATGTTCACCCGCGCGCTGACCTATATCCTCAGCCACGGCGCCGATGGTCTGCGTCAGGTGTCCGAGGATGCGGTGCTGAACGCCAACTACATCCTGCGCTCGCTCGAACACGTGCTGGACGCGCCTTTTGCCGCCTCCGGTCCCTGCATGCACGAGGCCTTGTTCAGCGACGATGGCATGGCCGAGGGCTTCTCAACGCTGGATCTCGCCAAGGGTCTGATCGACGAGGGTTTCCACCCGATGACGGTCTATTTCCCGCTGGTGGTTCATGGCGCGATGCTGGTCGAACCCACCGAAACCGAGAGCAAGGCGGGCACCGACCGCCTGATCGCCTCGCTGCGCTCGCTGGCCGAGCGGGGCAGGGCAGGGGATGTCACGCTGAAAAGTGCACCTCATTATACACCGCGTCGGCGCGTTGATGAAACGCTCGCGGCGCGCAAGCCCAAGCTGGTCTGGAAGGACTGA
- a CDS encoding NAD(P)(+) transhydrogenase (Re/Si-specific) subunit beta produces the protein MPSAENSGIVPFLYLVSGVLFILALRGLSSPATSRAGNRYGMIGMLIAVATTLVTHVPRISLSLDGDPSAPTAFDSGSFGLILAAIALGGGIGFVIARRIAMTAMPQLVAAFHSLVGMAAVLVGWAAYLNPGAFGITEVLHVLVRVTDTPPVLTEQVHIHAQSCIEMGLGIAIGAITFSGSIIAFLKLAGKMSGSPIMLPGRHVINLGTIIAILGLVGYFTMDQSLWVIGVITLLAFIIGFLLIIPIGGADMPVVVSMLNSYSGWAAAAMGFTLHNSAMIITGALVGSSGAILSYIMCKAMNRSFISVIAGGFGAAPEASGGAPKEQRPWKRGSAEDAAFLMKEAESVIIIPGYGMAVSQAQHALREMADVLKKEGVSVKYAIHPVAGRMPGHMNVLLAEANVPYDEVFELEDINSEFGQCDVAFIIGANDVVNPAAKTDKSSPIYGMPVFDVDKAKTVMFVKRSMGGVGYSGVDNDVFYMDQTMMLLADAKKMVEDIVKSLSH, from the coding sequence ATGCCTTCGGCCGAGAATAGCGGTATTGTGCCATTCCTTTACCTCGTTTCGGGTGTGCTGTTTATTTTGGCGCTGCGCGGATTGTCTTCGCCCGCCACCAGCCGTGCGGGCAATCGCTATGGCATGATCGGTATGCTGATTGCTGTGGCCACGACACTGGTGACGCATGTGCCACGCATTTCTCTTAGTCTCGATGGCGATCCAAGTGCTCCGACTGCATTTGATAGCGGTAGCTTCGGCCTGATCTTGGCTGCCATCGCTCTTGGCGGCGGCATCGGCTTTGTTATCGCGCGGCGCATTGCCATGACGGCGATGCCGCAACTGGTAGCGGCGTTTCACTCGCTGGTAGGCATGGCCGCCGTGCTGGTGGGCTGGGCGGCTTATCTTAATCCGGGGGCGTTTGGGATTACGGAAGTGTTGCATGTATTGGTTCGAGTAACCGATACACCGCCGGTATTAACAGAGCAGGTCCACATCCACGCCCAATCCTGCATCGAAATGGGCCTTGGCATCGCCATCGGCGCCATCACGTTCAGCGGCTCGATCATCGCCTTCCTCAAACTGGCGGGCAAGATGTCGGGTTCTCCGATCATGCTGCCGGGGCGCCATGTCATCAACCTTGGCACGATCATCGCGATCCTCGGCCTTGTCGGCTATTTCACGATGGATCAATCTCTGTGGGTGATCGGCGTGATTACGCTGCTGGCCTTCATCATCGGTTTCCTGCTGATCATTCCGATCGGCGGGGCGGATATGCCGGTGGTGGTCTCGATGCTCAACTCCTATTCGGGCTGGGCGGCGGCCGCGATGGGCTTCACTCTGCACAACAGCGCGATGATTATCACCGGGGCGCTGGTCGGCTCTTCGGGCGCGATCCTGTCCTATATCATGTGCAAGGCGATGAACCGCAGCTTCATCTCGGTGATTGCGGGTGGCTTTGGCGCCGCGCCTGAAGCATCCGGCGGAGCGCCCAAGGAGCAGCGCCCGTGGAAGCGCGGATCGGCGGAAGATGCGGCCTTCCTGATGAAGGAAGCCGAAAGCGTCATCATCATCCCCGGCTATGGCATGGCGGTTTCTCAGGCCCAGCACGCGCTGCGCGAAATGGCCGATGTGCTCAAGAAGGAAGGCGTCAGCGTCAAATATGCCATTCACCCGGTTGCCGGGCGAATGCCGGGCCATATGAACGTCTTGCTGGCCGAAGCCAATGTACCTTATGACGAGGTTTTCGAGCTGGAGGACATCAATTCCGAGTTCGGCCAGTGCGATGTTGCCTTCATCATCGGCGCCAATGACGTGGTCAACCCCGCCGCCAAGACCGACAAGTCCAGCCCGATTTACGGCATGCCCGTGTTCGACGTGGACAAGGCCAAGACCGTGATGTTCGTCAAACGGTCGATGGGCGGCGTGGGCTATTCAGGTGTTGATAATGATGTCTTCTACATGGACCAGACCATGATGCTGCTGGCCGATGCCAAGAAGATGGTGGAAGACATCGTAAAGTCTCTCAGCCATTGA
- the gcvT gene encoding glycine cleavage system aminomethyltransferase GcvT, whose amino-acid sequence MSDTYNIDAGDFENGEEAEIPETLTLPLDAWHRARGGRMVEFAGYWMPVQYEGIMGEHLWTRENAGLFDVSHMGQLVVSSEDEGQQDAITALEALMPADLSILKIGRQRYSLLLNETGGIIDDLMITRWPGGFFLIVNGATKWDDIGHLREFLPDDITLTHRDDFALLALQGPRAAEALASFGIAPAQPQIVPVDQLSFMQAGPYVWNGVELHISRSGYTGEDGYEIAVPADSAEALAEMLCTHEAVKPIGLGARDSLRMEAGLPLYGHDLNEEIDPISAGLSFAISKRRRAEGGFPGADRILTGLSQGTETVRVGLKLSGRQAAREGAEVYNGAEKVGVLTSGGFAPSLGCPIAMADVPAALAAPDTELFIDVRGKKLPATVAAMPFVPHRYFRKGAAK is encoded by the coding sequence GTGAGCGACACATACAATATTGATGCGGGCGATTTCGAAAACGGCGAAGAAGCCGAAATCCCCGAAACCCTCACGCTCCCTCTGGATGCATGGCACCGCGCGCGCGGCGGCCGGATGGTCGAATTCGCCGGTTACTGGATGCCGGTGCAATACGAAGGCATCATGGGCGAACACCTGTGGACCCGCGAAAATGCGGGGCTTTTCGATGTCAGCCATATGGGCCAACTGGTCGTGTCGAGCGAGGACGAGGGCCAGCAGGACGCCATCACCGCGCTGGAAGCGTTGATGCCCGCCGATCTTTCGATCCTGAAAATCGGTCGCCAGCGCTATTCGCTGCTGCTCAATGAAACGGGCGGGATCATCGACGATCTGATGATCACGCGCTGGCCTGGTGGCTTTTTCCTGATCGTCAATGGCGCGACCAAGTGGGACGACATTGGCCATCTGCGTGAATTCCTGCCCGATGACATCACGCTGACCCACCGCGACGATTTCGCCCTGCTGGCGCTGCAAGGCCCTCGCGCCGCCGAGGCGCTGGCCTCTTTCGGCATCGCGCCCGCCCAGCCGCAGATCGTGCCGGTGGACCAACTCTCCTTCATGCAGGCCGGTCCCTATGTCTGGAACGGCGTTGAACTGCATATCAGCCGCAGCGGCTATACCGGCGAGGATGGTTATGAAATCGCCGTCCCGGCTGACAGCGCCGAGGCGCTGGCCGAGATGCTCTGCACCCATGAGGCAGTCAAGCCCATCGGCCTTGGCGCGCGCGACAGCTTGCGCATGGAGGCGGGCCTGCCGCTCTATGGCCATGATCTCAATGAAGAAATCGACCCCATCAGCGCGGGCCTGTCCTTCGCCATTTCCAAGCGCCGCCGCGCCGAAGGCGGCTTTCCCGGCGCCGACCGCATCCTGACCGGCCTTTCGCAGGGCACCGAGACGGTCCGCGTGGGCCTGAAACTCTCGGGCCGTCAGGCCGCGCGCGAAGGCGCCGAGGTTTACAATGGCGCGGAAAAGGTCGGTGTGCTGACCTCTGGTGGCTTCGCGCCAAGCCTCGGCTGCCCTATCGCCATGGCCGACGTGCCCGCTGCTTTGGCTGCCCCCGATACCGAATTGTTCATCGACGTGCGCGGCAAGAAGCTGCCCGCCACGGTCGCTGCCATGCCTTTTGTTCCCCATCGCTATTTCCGCAAAGGAGCCGCAAAATGA
- a CDS encoding aa3-type cytochrome c oxidase subunit IV, translating to MAHTQDVTAARETYEGFIRLIKYSTPVIAVLAAFVVYLISR from the coding sequence ATGGCTCACACTCAGGACGTTACCGCGGCGCGGGAAACCTATGAGGGGTTCATTCGCCTGATCAAGTACAGCACCCCGGTCATCGCTGTTCTGGCTGCTTTCGTCGTCTATCTCATCTCCCGCTGA
- the gcvH gene encoding glycine cleavage system protein GcvH — protein sequence MTRYFTKDHEWISVDGDVATVGITDFAQNALGDITFVEVPEAGKALGKGDTASVVDSVKAASDVYAPVSGEVTEGNPALEEAPELVNTSPESEGWLWRMSVSDAGELADLMDEAAYAAYIAEL from the coding sequence ATGACCCGTTATTTCACCAAGGACCACGAGTGGATTTCCGTTGACGGCGATGTGGCGACCGTTGGCATCACCGATTTCGCGCAAAACGCGCTGGGCGACATCACCTTTGTCGAAGTTCCCGAAGCGGGCAAGGCGCTGGGCAAGGGCGATACGGCCAGCGTGGTGGACAGCGTCAAGGCCGCCAGCGACGTTTACGCCCCCGTTTCGGGCGAAGTGACCGAGGGCAACCCGGCGCTCGAAGAAGCCCCCGAACTGGTCAACACTTCGCCGGAGAGCGAAGGCTGGCTGTGGCGCATGAGCGTTTCGGACGCCGGCGAACTGGCCGATCTGATGGATGAGGCCGCCTACGCCGCCTATATTGCGGAGCTTTAA
- a CDS encoding deoxyguanosinetriphosphate triphosphohydrolase: protein MPLSPLACDPSQSLGREFALEGSIARGPRSPYQRDRDRIIHSIAFRRLRHKTQVFVAPDGDHYRVRLTHSLEVAQIGRVIARVLGLDEDLTEALCLAHDIGHPPFGHSGEDALDEALKEQGGWDHNANTLRTLMRLESPYCEHEGLNLTWETLEGLAKHNGPVRHPNWALAELDAAYPLHLGEWSCLEAQVAAIADDIAYDNHDIDDGLRAGFLHLDDLLTQPFVAEQWRAVEARHPNAPHDRKLRELMRSQIGIMVNDVIAETQSRTQGMTRIADIRAASCASCAFSPAMAEAERSLKRFMYARLYYHPEQLATAEKAHQVVAGLFAAYREDPARMGSDWAARLPADEPQRSRHIADYIAGMTDRFAIAQYRAINGTAPEGLSNV, encoded by the coding sequence ATGCCCTTATCCCCCCTGGCCTGCGACCCATCGCAATCCCTCGGCCGTGAATTCGCGCTGGAAGGCTCGATCGCCCGCGGCCCGCGCAGCCCCTATCAGCGCGACCGCGACCGCATCATCCATTCGATCGCGTTCCGGCGTTTGCGGCATAAAACGCAGGTGTTTGTCGCCCCCGATGGTGACCACTACCGCGTCCGCCTTACGCACAGCCTTGAGGTGGCCCAGATCGGCCGCGTGATCGCGCGCGTGCTGGGGCTGGATGAGGATCTGACCGAGGCGCTGTGCCTTGCCCATGACATCGGCCATCCGCCCTTTGGCCACAGCGGCGAGGACGCTCTGGACGAGGCGTTGAAGGAGCAGGGCGGATGGGACCACAATGCCAACACATTGCGCACGTTGATGCGTCTGGAAAGCCCCTATTGCGAGCATGAGGGGCTGAACCTGACATGGGAGACGCTGGAGGGTCTGGCCAAGCATAACGGGCCGGTGCGGCATCCCAATTGGGCTCTGGCTGAACTGGATGCGGCCTATCCGCTGCATCTGGGCGAATGGTCTTGTCTTGAGGCGCAGGTGGCCGCGATTGCCGACGATATTGCCTATGATAACCACGATATCGACGACGGCTTGCGCGCCGGTTTCCTGCATTTGGATGACTTGCTGACCCAGCCCTTCGTGGCCGAGCAATGGCGCGCGGTGGAGGCCAGGCACCCCAACGCCCCCCATGACCGCAAATTGCGCGAGTTGATGCGCAGCCAGATCGGCATCATGGTCAACGATGTGATCGCCGAAACGCAAAGCCGCACGCAAGGCATGACCAGGATCGCCGATATCCGCGCCGCATCATGTGCCAGCTGCGCTTTCTCGCCCGCCATGGCCGAGGCTGAGCGGAGCCTGAAGCGCTTTATGTATGCCCGGCTTTATTACCACCCCGAGCAATTGGCCACGGCGGAAAAGGCGCATCAGGTCGTCGCCGGCCTGTTCGCCGCCTATCGCGAAGATCCGGCGCGCATGGGGTCGGACTGGGCCGCGCGCCTGCCCGCCGACGAACCCCAGCGCAGCCGCCATATTGCCGACTATATCGCAGGCATGACCGACCGTTTCGCCATCGCGCAATATCGCGCCATCAACGGCACCGCGCCCGAAGGATTGAGCAACGTGTGA
- a CDS encoding sigma-54-dependent transcriptional regulator, translating to MAETEQRLLMLIDDEPAQSRLITALAAREGWRTLVVGDAETAVAMLGTRQGMQLGAIILDQWVPGDEACSLIADLRSRRPALPILMLTTSASPLLAVEAMRAGATDYLIKPIAPDRLMSALRNATTRETPRDELQPLTEKMNGPADFESMIGAAPAFRTALAIAAKSARGQGHLLIEGESGTGKEMLVRAIHAASQRAKMPLRIVNAGSTPGNSIESALFGHEKGAFPGAFDRQMGAIQYCDGATLVIDEIDRLPMGVQERLAEYLTTGSCRPIGARHAFRVDVRLIAASNYPLKDLIVHGDFLPELHAAICATTVSLPPLRARLGDIPALARHFLARIGEQPGLRELGITDGALALLSAYDWPGNVRQLQAVLFRAAVFCDGDALTADDFPQLSSMITAEPMSANNSVAHESAGVMLFTADGNLRPLEDIEADVIRLAIGHYRGRMTEVARRLGIGRSTLYRKLSELGIGDAA from the coding sequence ATGGCAGAGACCGAACAGCGCCTGCTGATGCTGATCGACGATGAGCCGGCGCAAAGCCGCCTGATCACCGCGCTGGCCGCGCGCGAGGGGTGGCGAACGCTGGTGGTGGGCGATGCCGAAACGGCCGTGGCCATGCTGGGCACGCGCCAGGGCATGCAATTGGGCGCGATCATTCTGGACCAATGGGTGCCGGGCGATGAGGCTTGCTCGCTGATTGCCGATCTGCGCAGCCGCCGCCCCGCGCTGCCGATCCTGATGCTGACGACATCGGCCTCGCCGCTGCTGGCGGTCGAAGCCATGCGCGCGGGTGCAACCGATTATCTCATCAAACCCATCGCGCCCGACCGGCTGATGAGCGCCCTGCGCAATGCCACCACGCGCGAAACCCCGCGTGATGAATTGCAGCCGCTGACCGAGAAGATGAACGGCCCGGCCGATTTTGAATCGATGATTGGTGCAGCTCCGGCCTTCCGCACGGCGCTTGCCATTGCCGCCAAATCCGCGCGCGGTCAGGGGCACTTGCTGATCGAGGGCGAAAGCGGCACCGGCAAGGAAATGCTGGTTCGCGCCATCCATGCTGCGTCCCAGCGCGCCAAAATGCCGCTGCGCATCGTCAATGCCGGGTCCACACCGGGCAATTCGATCGAATCCGCCCTGTTTGGCCATGAAAAGGGCGCCTTCCCCGGCGCTTTCGATCGGCAAATGGGCGCGATCCAATATTGCGACGGCGCCACGCTGGTCATCGACGAAATCGACCGCCTGCCGATGGGGGTTCAGGAAAGGCTGGCCGAATATCTCACCACCGGATCATGCCGCCCGATCGGTGCGCGCCATGCCTTCCGGGTCGATGTGCGATTGATCGCAGCGTCCAATTATCCGCTCAAGGACCTCATCGTCCACGGCGATTTCCTGCCCGAGCTCCACGCCGCGATCTGCGCGACCACGGTGTCGCTGCCGCCGCTGCGTGCGCGGCTGGGCGATATTCCGGCGCTGGCCCGCCATTTCCTGGCCCGCATCGGCGAGCAGCCGGGCCTGCGCGAACTGGGCATCACCGATGGCGCGCTGGCGCTGCTATCGGCCTATGACTGGCCGGGCAATGTGCGACAGCTTCAGGCCGTCCTGTTCCGCGCCGCTGTCTTCTGCGATGGCGATGCGCTGACCGCTGACGATTTCCCCCAGCTTTCCAGCATGATCACCGCCGAGCCAATGAGCGCCAACAACAGCGTTGCCCATGAAAGCGCGGGCGTTATGCTGTTCACCGCCGACGGCAATTTACGCCCCCTTGAGGACATCGAGGCCGATGTGATCCGGCTGGCCATCGGCCATTATCGCGGCCGCATGACCGAGGTGGCGCGCAGGCTGGGGATCGGGCGTTCGACCTTGTATCGAAAGTTGAGCGAGTTGGGGATTGGGGACGCGGCCTAA
- the gcvPA gene encoding aminomethyl-transferring glycine dehydrogenase subunit GcvPA has product MRYLPLTPADRATMLARIGVDNIDALFCDVPAEALQVGPIAGLPGHASEMAVERHMGRLAGENLSAGAAPFFLGAGAYKHHIPASVDHLIQRGEFLTAYTPYQPEIAQGTLQVLFEFQTQVARLLGTDIANASLYDGSTACWEAIAMAHRVTKRKKSILTGGLHPHYVATAQTMARFTDDVLEAQAPVLSGDAQDAAIIAAIDGETSAVVVQYPDILGRIPDLAAIAAAAQAHGALLIAVVTEPVALGLLEAPGALGADIVVGEGQSLGVGLQFGGPYLGLFGCREKFLRQIPGRLCGETVDAEGRRSFVLTLSTREQHIRREKATSNICTNSGLCALAFSIHMSLLGGAGLERLARINHGKAQALAAAVSAIPGVTVLNEGYFNEFTLVLPKNAREVVDALAAKDILGGVPLGRLYAETPALANGLLLTATECTSDEDIAALVAALKEVL; this is encoded by the coding sequence ATGCGCTATTTGCCTCTCACCCCGGCCGACCGCGCCACGATGCTGGCGCGGATCGGCGTGGACAATATTGACGCGCTGTTTTGCGATGTGCCCGCTGAGGCGTTGCAGGTGGGACCCATTGCGGGCCTGCCGGGCCATGCCAGTGAAATGGCGGTCGAACGCCATATGGGCCGCCTTGCCGGGGAAAATCTCTCGGCGGGCGCGGCGCCCTTTTTTCTGGGCGCGGGCGCGTACAAGCACCATATCCCGGCCAGCGTCGATCACCTGATCCAGCGCGGCGAGTTTCTGACCGCCTATACGCCCTATCAGCCCGAAATCGCGCAGGGCACTTTGCAGGTGCTGTTCGAGTTCCAGACGCAGGTTGCGCGCCTGCTCGGCACCGATATTGCCAACGCCAGCCTCTATGACGGCTCGACCGCCTGCTGGGAGGCGATTGCGATGGCGCATCGCGTGACCAAGCGGAAGAAGTCGATCCTGACCGGCGGGTTGCATCCGCATTATGTCGCGACCGCGCAGACTATGGCGCGTTTCACCGATGACGTGCTGGAGGCGCAGGCCCCGGTGCTGTCGGGCGATGCGCAGGATGCCGCGATCATCGCCGCCATCGACGGCGAGACGAGCGCGGTTGTGGTGCAATACCCCGATATTCTGGGCCGCATTCCCGATCTGGCCGCGATTGCCGCGGCGGCGCAGGCGCATGGCGCGCTGTTGATCGCGGTGGTGACGGAGCCGGTGGCGCTGGGTCTGCTGGAGGCTCCCGGCGCGCTGGGCGCGGATATTGTCGTGGGTGAGGGGCAGTCGCTGGGCGTGGGCCTGCAATTTGGCGGACCGTATCTTGGCCTGTTCGGTTGCCGCGAAAAGTTCCTGCGACAGATCCCGGGTCGCCTCTGCGGCGAGACGGTGGATGCCGAAGGGCGCCGCAGCTTTGTGCTGACGCTCTCGACGCGTGAACAGCATATTCGTCGCGAAAAGGCGACCAGCAATATCTGCACCAATTCAGGCCTTTGTGCGCTGGCTTTCAGCATTCACATGAGCCTGCTGGGCGGCGCTGGTCTGGAGCGTCTGGCCCGCATCAACCATGGCAAGGCGCAAGCCTTGGCAGCGGCTGTATCGGCCATTCCGGGCGTTACCGTCCTGAATGAAGGCTATTTCAACGAATTCACGCTTGTCCTGCCCAAGAATGCGCGTGAGGTCGTCGACGCCTTGGCGGCAAAGGACATTCTGGGCGGCGTGCCGCTTGGTCGCCTATATGCCGAAACGCCCGCGTTGGCGAATGGCCTGCTGCTGACGGCCACGGAATGCACGAGCGATGAAGATATTGCAGCCCTTGTGGCGGCGCTGAAGGAGGTGCTGTGA
- a CDS encoding proton-translocating transhydrogenase family protein: MDFISILSIFVLACFVGYYVVWSVTPALHTPLMAVTNAISSVIVVGALIAAAASGLGAAGGVSKWLGLGAVVLASVNIFGGFAVTARMLAMYKKKEKK; encoded by the coding sequence ATGGACTTTATCTCGATCCTTTCGATTTTCGTGCTGGCGTGTTTCGTCGGCTATTATGTGGTGTGGTCGGTCACGCCTGCGCTGCACACGCCGCTGATGGCGGTGACGAATGCGATCTCCTCGGTGATCGTGGTGGGTGCGCTGATCGCGGCGGCGGCTTCGGGGCTGGGCGCGGCGGGTGGTGTTTCCAAATGGCTGGGGCTGGGCGCGGTGGTGCTGGCTTCGGTCAATATTTTTGGCGGCTTCGCGGTCACGGCGCGCATGTTGGCCATGTATAAGAAGAAGGAGAAGAAGTGA
- a CDS encoding NAD(P) transhydrogenase subunit alpha yields the protein MTEKLRIAALLERAAGETRVCVTPETVKKFTSLGAIVAVESGAGQSASIADSDYAAAGAIVGDAATVVAGADIVLGVQGPEMGLLSGAKPGVWVAAGLDPFGQRARVDAYAAAGVEALAMEFMPRITRAQSMDILSSQSNLAGYKAVIDAAATYGRAFPMMMTAAGTISAAKAFIMGVGVAGLQAIATARRLGAQVSATDVRSATKEQIQSLGAKPIFVENVAGIEGEGAGGYATEMSPEYQAAQAELVSSHIARQDIVITTALIPGRAAPRLISDAQIATMKPGSVIFDLAVAQGGNVEGSVPDQIVERHGVKIMGYSNTPAHLAADASSLFARNLYNFLSAFWDKEQGKPILDEEIGNAIRLTQGGAVVNPRLLG from the coding sequence ATGACGGAGAAATTGCGGATCGCCGCTCTTCTTGAAAGAGCGGCGGGGGAAACGCGCGTCTGCGTGACACCCGAAACGGTGAAGAAATTCACGAGCCTTGGCGCGATTGTGGCGGTGGAGAGCGGGGCGGGGCAAAGCGCCTCGATTGCCGATTCCGATTATGCCGCGGCGGGCGCGATTGTGGGCGATGCGGCAACGGTCGTGGCGGGCGCGGATATTGTGCTGGGGGTTCAAGGGCCGGAAATGGGCCTGCTGTCCGGCGCAAAACCCGGCGTGTGGGTTGCGGCGGGGCTTGATCCCTTTGGCCAGCGCGCGCGGGTTGATGCCTATGCCGCCGCCGGGGTGGAAGCGTTGGCGATGGAATTCATGCCCCGCATCACCCGGGCGCAGTCGATGGACATTCTCTCCTCGCAGAGCAATCTGGCCGGGTATAAGGCGGTGATTGATGCGGCGGCCACCTACGGCCGCGCCTTTCCGATGATGATGACGGCGGCGGGCACGATTTCGGCGGCCAAGGCCTTCATCATGGGCGTGGGCGTGGCGGGCTTGCAGGCGATTGCCACGGCGCGGCGTCTGGGCGCGCAGGTTTCGGCAACGGACGTGCGCAGCGCGACCAAGGAGCAGATCCAGAGCCTTGGCGCCAAGCCGATTTTCGTGGAAAATGTCGCGGGCATCGAGGGCGAGGGCGCGGGCGGCTATGCCACCGAAATGAGCCCGGAATATCAGGCGGCACAGGCCGAACTGGTGTCGAGCCACATTGCCAGGCAGGACATCGTCATCACGACCGCGCTGATCCCCGGTCGCGCCGCACCGCGCTTGATATCGGACGCACAGATCGCGACGATGAAGCCGGGCAGCGTCATTTTCGACCTTGCCGTGGCGCAGGGCGGCAATGTCGAGGGCAGCGTTCCCGATCAGATTGTTGAGCGCCACGGTGTCAAGATCATGGGCTATTCCAATACGCCCGCGCATCTGGCCGCGGATGCCTCGTCGCTGTTTGCGCGTAATCTCTACAACTTCCTCTCGGCCTTTTGGGACAAAGAGCAGGGCAAGCCCATTCTTGACGAGGAAATCGGCAATGCGATCCGGCTGACGCAAGGCGGCGCGGTGGTCAATCCGAGGCTGTTGGGATGA